The Pungitius pungitius chromosome 10, fPunPun2.1, whole genome shotgun sequence genome has a window encoding:
- the LOC119229256 gene encoding nectin-1-like isoform X1, with protein sequence MDDSRVARLLVWTTSILSTVVEAHQLIGGNVTAVQGGTAILPCKLINAKDSLTYIAWRKEPNWDNFILFMYIIGMKFDNGVDKRFEFFGDLSDYNGSLRFSNITLRDEGTYTCIFSLFPTGNVKTEIHLNLLVPPVTSLEDNRPILGNEEVPLVTCKAAGSKPAAEVRWLKGTLGKKVRETTNVTRHDNGTTTTVSSLSGVPSREMHGHFIECIVSNAALSQEERLPFNIQIYFSPIEVKISKKSEDAFECVTEANPHADITWSRSDHSRLQSTVRVEGATLRFGSMTSDLNGLYRCEVSNPYGKKHSYIDVHVTSGEVKFNLELIFCQKCQCLLFLFGLCVELGFCFHFLCLIEKGTLQLNN encoded by the exons ATGGATGACTCACGAGTCGCGAGGCTTTTAGTGTGGACTACATCCATCCTGAGCACAGTTGTAGAAG CTCACCAGTTGATTGGAGGAAACGTGACCGCGGTGCAAGGAGGGACGGCCATCTTGCCATGCAAACTCATCAACGCTAAAGACTCCCTCACCTATATCGCATGGAGGAAGGAACCTAATTGGGacaatttcattttgtttatgtatattattGGAATGAAATTCGACAACGGAGTGGATAAACGATTTGAATTTTTTGGAGACCTTAGTGACTACAATGGATCATTACGGTTTTCCAACATCACTTTGAGAGATGAAGGCACCTACACCTGCATCTTCAGTTTGTTCCCCACCGGAAATGTTAAGACGGAGATACATTTAAACTTGCTTG TGCCTCCGGTCACAAGCCTTGAGGATAATCGTCCTATTTTGGGTAATGAAGAAGTTCCCCTTGTTACGTGCAAAGCAGCTGGTTCCAAGCCTGCTGCAGAGGTTCGGTGGCTCAAAGGTACTTTGGGAAAAAAAGTGAGGGAAACAACTAATGTCACCCGTCATGACAACGGTACGACAACCACAGTCAGCTCGCTGTCTGGGGTGCCGAGCAGAGAAATGCACGGTCACTTTATTGAGTGTATCGTCAGTAATGCAGCCCTGTCACAAGAGGAGAGGCTGCCTTTCAACATCCAGATCTACT TCTCACCCATTGAAGTGAAAATCAGCAAGAAATCGGAGGATGCCTTTGAATGTGTGACTGAAGCCAACCCACATGCAGATATTACCTGGAGCAG atCTGACCATTCTAGGCTTCAGTCTACCGTCAGAGTAGAGGGTGCTACGCTACGGTTTGGGagcatgacctctgacctgaatGGCCTCTACCGGTGTGAAGTATCTAAcccatatggaaaaaaacacagttacATTGATGTGCATGtgacttctggtgaggtcaAGTTTAATTTGGAATTGATTTTTTGTCAAAAGTGTcagtgtcttctttttttgttcggTTTGTGTGTAGAACTCGgattctgttttcattttttgtgtctAATAGAGAAAGGGACATTGCAGCTAAATAATTAA
- the LOC119229256 gene encoding nectin-1-like isoform X2 — protein MDDSRVARLLVWTTSILSTVVEAHQLIGGNVTAVQGGTAILPCKLINAKDSLTYIAWRKEPNWDNFILFMYIIGMKFDNGVDKRFEFFGDLSDYNGSLRFSNITLRDEGTYTCIFSLFPTGNVKTEIHLNLLVPPVTSLEDNRPILGNEEVPLVTCKAAGSKPAAEVRWLKGTLGKKVRETTNVTRHDNGTTTTVSSLSGVPSREMHGHFIECIVSNAALSQEERLPFNIQIYFSPIEVKISKKSEDAFECVTEANPHADITWSRSDHSRLQSTVRVEGATLRFGSMTSDLNGLYRCEVSNPYGKKHSYIDVHVTSESCSACWILLGILIITILFLVAALCYI, from the exons ATGGATGACTCACGAGTCGCGAGGCTTTTAGTGTGGACTACATCCATCCTGAGCACAGTTGTAGAAG CTCACCAGTTGATTGGAGGAAACGTGACCGCGGTGCAAGGAGGGACGGCCATCTTGCCATGCAAACTCATCAACGCTAAAGACTCCCTCACCTATATCGCATGGAGGAAGGAACCTAATTGGGacaatttcattttgtttatgtatattattGGAATGAAATTCGACAACGGAGTGGATAAACGATTTGAATTTTTTGGAGACCTTAGTGACTACAATGGATCATTACGGTTTTCCAACATCACTTTGAGAGATGAAGGCACCTACACCTGCATCTTCAGTTTGTTCCCCACCGGAAATGTTAAGACGGAGATACATTTAAACTTGCTTG TGCCTCCGGTCACAAGCCTTGAGGATAATCGTCCTATTTTGGGTAATGAAGAAGTTCCCCTTGTTACGTGCAAAGCAGCTGGTTCCAAGCCTGCTGCAGAGGTTCGGTGGCTCAAAGGTACTTTGGGAAAAAAAGTGAGGGAAACAACTAATGTCACCCGTCATGACAACGGTACGACAACCACAGTCAGCTCGCTGTCTGGGGTGCCGAGCAGAGAAATGCACGGTCACTTTATTGAGTGTATCGTCAGTAATGCAGCCCTGTCACAAGAGGAGAGGCTGCCTTTCAACATCCAGATCTACT TCTCACCCATTGAAGTGAAAATCAGCAAGAAATCGGAGGATGCCTTTGAATGTGTGACTGAAGCCAACCCACATGCAGATATTACCTGGAGCAG atCTGACCATTCTAGGCTTCAGTCTACCGTCAGAGTAGAGGGTGCTACGCTACGGTTTGGGagcatgacctctgacctgaatGGCCTCTACCGGTGTGAAGTATCTAAcccatatggaaaaaaacacagttacATTGATGTGCATGtgacttctg